The following coding sequences are from one Bradyrhizobium sp. 200 window:
- the cobS gene encoding cobaltochelatase subunit CobS, with amino-acid sequence MTTAAMSKVTEPAGLPDMKVSVRQVFGIDSDLEVPAYSEVDPHVPEVDSDYRFDRATTLAILAGFAKNRRVMVTGYHGTGKSTHIEQVAARLNWPCVRVNLDSHISRIDLVGKDSIVVREGKQVTEFRDGILPWALQHNIALVFDEYDAGRPDVMFVIQRVLEVSGRLTLLDQNKVIKPHPSFRLFSTANTVGLGDTSGLYHGTQQINQGQMDRWSIVTTLNYLAHDEEVEIVLAKAHHYRTQEGRDIVNKMVRLADLTRNAFANGDLSTVMSPRTVITWAENSEIFGDIGFAFRVTFLNKCDELERPLVAEFYQRCFNAELPESSVNVALS; translated from the coding sequence ATGACGACCGCCGCCATGAGCAAAGTTACGGAGCCTGCCGGTTTGCCCGATATGAAGGTGTCGGTCCGGCAGGTTTTCGGTATCGATAGCGATCTCGAAGTGCCGGCCTATTCCGAAGTCGACCCGCACGTACCGGAAGTCGATTCGGATTACCGCTTCGACCGTGCCACCACGCTCGCGATTCTCGCCGGTTTCGCCAAGAACCGCCGCGTCATGGTTACCGGCTATCACGGCACCGGCAAATCGACCCATATCGAGCAGGTCGCCGCAAGGCTGAACTGGCCCTGCGTGCGCGTCAACCTCGACAGCCACATCAGCCGTATCGATCTGGTCGGCAAGGACTCGATCGTCGTCAGGGAAGGCAAGCAGGTCACCGAATTCCGCGACGGCATTCTGCCGTGGGCGCTGCAGCACAACATCGCGCTGGTATTCGACGAATACGACGCGGGCCGCCCGGACGTGATGTTCGTGATTCAGCGCGTGCTGGAGGTGTCCGGCCGCCTGACGCTCTTGGACCAGAACAAGGTGATCAAGCCGCACCCGTCGTTCCGCCTGTTCTCGACCGCCAACACGGTCGGCCTCGGCGATACCTCGGGCCTCTATCACGGCACCCAGCAGATCAACCAGGGCCAGATGGACCGCTGGTCGATCGTCACCACGCTGAACTATCTGGCGCATGACGAAGAAGTCGAAATCGTGCTGGCCAAGGCGCATCATTACCGCACGCAGGAAGGCCGCGACATCGTCAACAAGATGGTGCGGCTTGCCGATCTCACCCGCAACGCGTTCGCCAATGGCGATTTGTCGACGGTGATGAGCCCGCGCACGGTGATCACCTGGGCCGAGAACTCCGAGATCTTCGGCGACATCGGCTTTGCCTTCCGCGTCACCTTCCTCAACAAGTGTGACGAACTGGAGCGGCCGCTGGTGGCGGAATTCTACCAGCGCTGCTTCAATGCGGAACTGCCCGAGAGTTCGGTGAACGTGGCGCTGTCCTAA
- a CDS encoding citrate synthase family protein, producing the protein MKKSAGLYLSAREASAELAISQATLYAYVSRGLIRSEPSQDSRSHRYRAEDVRTLKERRTPAPEPRGMRSFDADLPVMDSAVATITEDGPIYRGVNCVDLAERDTLEHAATLLWDVTGVDPFEEDNCPVVSDEMRAVAEAARGANAIDRAVAVLALAASADPRAFTRAPEGRAMLGGRIMRLVVATMLNAKSSARPLHLQIARVWAPDDKHAADLIRRALVLLADHELNASTFTVRCAASTGLNLYDAIIAGLVALKGPKHGGAGVLAAQLLKTLADGEVAPVIRERVALGERFAGFGHGVYKHGDPRARALLEALARSGADCKLTHEIPDRIAEATGEFVNIDYALAVLVHALGLPPGHELVLFSMARTVGWIAHACEQLQHGRLIRPRARYVGPAPGRSPGRA; encoded by the coding sequence ATGAAAAAATCCGCCGGCCTTTATCTCTCGGCCCGCGAGGCCTCCGCCGAACTCGCGATCTCGCAGGCAACGCTTTACGCCTATGTCAGCCGCGGGCTGATCCGCTCGGAGCCGTCGCAGGATTCGCGGAGCCATCGCTACCGGGCCGAGGACGTCCGCACGCTGAAGGAGCGTCGCACGCCGGCGCCCGAGCCTCGGGGCATGCGCAGTTTCGATGCCGATCTGCCTGTCATGGATTCGGCGGTCGCGACCATCACCGAGGACGGGCCGATCTATCGCGGCGTCAATTGTGTCGACCTCGCCGAGCGCGACACGCTCGAACATGCCGCGACGCTGCTATGGGACGTCACCGGCGTCGATCCCTTCGAAGAGGACAATTGTCCCGTTGTGTCGGACGAGATGCGCGCCGTGGCCGAGGCTGCGCGCGGGGCCAATGCGATCGATCGCGCCGTTGCCGTGCTGGCGCTGGCCGCCAGCGCCGATCCGCGGGCGTTCACCCGCGCGCCCGAAGGCCGCGCCATGCTCGGCGGCCGCATCATGCGGCTCGTGGTCGCGACCATGCTGAACGCGAAATCTTCGGCAAGGCCGCTGCATTTGCAGATCGCGCGCGTCTGGGCGCCGGATGACAAGCACGCCGCCGATCTGATCCGCCGCGCGCTGGTGCTGCTGGCTGATCATGAACTGAACGCCTCGACCTTCACCGTACGCTGCGCGGCCTCGACCGGCTTGAATCTCTATGATGCGATCATTGCCGGCCTCGTCGCGCTGAAGGGTCCGAAGCACGGCGGCGCCGGCGTGCTGGCGGCGCAGCTTCTAAAAACGCTTGCCGATGGCGAGGTCGCTCCCGTCATTCGCGAACGCGTCGCGCTCGGTGAACGTTTCGCGGGCTTTGGTCATGGGGTCTACAAGCACGGCGATCCCCGCGCGCGGGCATTGCTCGAGGCGCTGGCACGCTCGGGCGCTGACTGCAAACTCACCCATGAAATCCCGGATCGTATCGCGGAGGCGACCGGCGAGTTCGTCAATATCGACTATGCGCTTGCGGTGCTGGTGCACGCGCTCGGCCTGCCGCCCGGCCATGAACTGGTGCTGTTTTCCATGGCCCGCACGGTGGGGTGGATCGCGCATGCCTGCGAGCAATTGCAGCATGGCCGGTTGATCCGGCCCCGCGCCCGCTACGTCGGTCCGGCGCCCGGGCGCAGTCCCGGCCGGGCCTGA
- a CDS encoding DedA family protein produces the protein MTSFLDPVIAFVSAHPWLAYLTLFLAALLEAIPVVGALVPGSTIILALSALVPGGELKLWGVLAAAIAGAVLGDGSAFWAGHRSQREILGAWPMSRYPGVMAQSEAFFHRWGTLAVFFARFVPPIRAFVPVTAGALGMPPVVFFGVNIPAVLAWALAHVLPGVLAVSALHEYAGLPHHHGAGKHLWILSVFAGAIIALGVWTLRRRRIGKAKASSDQARPGLRPGAGPT, from the coding sequence GTGACTTCATTCCTCGATCCCGTGATTGCGTTCGTTTCGGCCCATCCATGGCTGGCCTACCTGACGCTATTTCTCGCGGCCCTTTTGGAGGCGATCCCGGTAGTGGGGGCGCTGGTGCCGGGCTCGACCATCATACTTGCCCTGAGTGCACTGGTGCCCGGCGGCGAACTGAAGCTGTGGGGCGTGCTCGCGGCTGCGATCGCCGGCGCAGTGCTTGGCGACGGCTCGGCGTTCTGGGCCGGCCATCGCTCGCAACGCGAAATTCTGGGCGCCTGGCCGATGTCGAGATATCCGGGCGTGATGGCGCAGAGCGAGGCGTTCTTCCACCGCTGGGGAACGCTGGCGGTATTTTTCGCGCGCTTTGTGCCGCCGATCCGCGCTTTCGTGCCGGTGACGGCGGGCGCGCTCGGGATGCCGCCGGTCGTTTTCTTTGGCGTCAATATTCCCGCGGTACTCGCCTGGGCGCTCGCCCATGTGCTGCCCGGCGTGCTCGCGGTCTCGGCATTGCATGAATATGCCGGCTTGCCGCATCACCATGGCGCCGGCAAACATCTATGGATCCTATCCGTGTTCGCGGGGGCGATCATCGCGCTCGGCGTCTGGACGCTGCGCCGCCGCCGGATCGGAAAGGCAAAGGCCTCTTCGGATCAGGCCCGGCCGGGACTGCGCCCGGGCGCCGGACCGACGTAG
- a CDS encoding esterase-like activity of phytase family protein, whose translation MRPPIGRRRLLQYAAAALSAAAVPAAALAQTAVQRPPKQTVPDEFSVTAPVSIEVNARPLPSFDTRDRSRVRFGELEYRSGLILTSRFRGFGGLSGLRLDAKGERFIAISDKGGWFTGRIVYKGREMTGLDDVEASPVLGPDGKPITSRGWFDTEALALDGSLVYVGLERVNQILRFDFAKGFTRAHGELIQLPLGVRKLPYNKGIEALVVVPKGLPLAGTLIAISERGLDAQGNITAFLIGGKSLGLFSIRRTDNFDISDAVLLPSGGMLLLERKFSWLGGIGIRIRRIALASIGPGAVIDGPSLFEADLGNEIDNMEGIDVHVTPEGDTVLTLVSDDNFSMVQRNLLLQFTLVE comes from the coding sequence ATGCGCCCGCCCATAGGCCGCCGCCGGCTTTTGCAATATGCCGCGGCGGCGCTTTCGGCGGCGGCTGTCCCTGCGGCGGCGCTGGCACAAACGGCCGTTCAGCGGCCCCCGAAACAGACCGTTCCCGACGAATTCTCCGTCACGGCGCCGGTTTCGATCGAGGTCAATGCCCGGCCGCTGCCCTCGTTCGACACCCGCGACCGGTCGCGTGTGCGATTTGGCGAGCTCGAATATCGCAGCGGGCTCATTCTGACCTCGCGGTTTCGCGGCTTCGGCGGCTTGTCGGGTCTTCGCCTTGATGCAAAGGGCGAGCGCTTCATTGCGATCAGCGACAAGGGAGGCTGGTTCACCGGCCGCATTGTCTACAAGGGCCGCGAGATGACCGGGCTTGACGACGTCGAGGCCTCGCCGGTGCTCGGTCCCGACGGCAAGCCGATCACCTCGCGCGGCTGGTTCGATACCGAGGCGCTCGCGCTCGATGGCTCGCTGGTCTATGTCGGTCTCGAACGCGTCAATCAGATACTGCGCTTCGACTTCGCCAAGGGATTTACGCGCGCGCATGGCGAATTGATTCAGTTGCCGCTGGGCGTGCGCAAGCTGCCCTACAACAAGGGAATCGAGGCGCTTGTCGTGGTGCCGAAGGGCTTGCCGCTGGCGGGAACGCTGATCGCGATCTCGGAACGCGGGCTCGATGCGCAGGGCAACATCACAGCCTTCCTGATCGGCGGCAAGTCGCTGGGGCTGTTCAGCATTCGCCGCACCGACAATTTCGACATCAGCGATGCGGTGCTGCTGCCGTCCGGCGGAATGTTGCTGCTGGAACGCAAATTCTCCTGGCTCGGCGGGATCGGCATCCGCATCCGCCGCATTGCGCTTGCTTCCATAGGCCCCGGCGCTGTCATCGACGGGCCTTCGCTCTTCGAGGCCGATCTCGGCAACGAAATCGACAACATGGAAGGCATCGACGTTCACGTCACGCCGGAGGGCGACACGGTGCTGACGCTGGTCTCCGACGATAATTTTTCGATGGTCCAGCGCAATCTGCTGCTGCAATTCACGCTGGTAGAGTGA
- the cobT gene encoding cobaltochelatase subunit CobT has translation MTTSNSKFRIGSKEAPTEPFKRAVTSCLRAIAKAPELEVTFAAERPGLAPGKARLPEPARKMTKRDAAIVRGHSDSIALKLACHDPKVHRKLMPGNPQARGVFEAVEQARVEAIGSRRMAGVAKNLTAMLDDHFHRGKYDEITDRADAPLSDALAMLVRERLTGLAPPAAARKMVDLWRPVLEDKIGARLDKLSRVTEDQVKFGDLVHDLLSALDLGDDRDADADDDENDDENQDGESDQSGAEGSPDSDSAQEMSADQAQASTDEMSESAMESAQASTSDTFDDGELGDDETPGEATRPNTRGANEPRGPEYHAFAPKFDEVIAAEDLCDHDELERLRSYLDKQLAHLQGIVARLANRLQRRLMAQQNRAWEFDLEEGILDPARLSRVVTDPYHPLSFMHEKEATFRDTVVTLLLDNSGSMRGRPITVAATCADILARTLERCGVKVEILGFTTRAWKGGQSREAWLAAGKPANPGRLNDLRHIIYKSADAPWRRSRKNLGLMMREGLLKENIDGEALDWAHKRLLGRAEQRKILMMISDGAPVDDSTLSVNPGNYLERHLRHIIEEIETRSPVELIAIGIGHDVTRYYRRAVTIVDAEELGGAITEKLAELFSETQGAAPTSGHHRPRRLHS, from the coding sequence ATGACGACATCCAACTCCAAATTCCGCATCGGATCCAAGGAAGCACCAACCGAGCCGTTCAAGCGCGCGGTGACCTCATGCCTGCGCGCGATCGCAAAGGCGCCCGAACTGGAAGTGACGTTCGCGGCTGAGCGTCCGGGTCTCGCACCGGGCAAGGCGCGGTTGCCGGAGCCGGCCCGAAAGATGACCAAGCGCGATGCGGCCATCGTGCGCGGCCACTCCGACTCGATCGCGCTGAAGCTCGCCTGTCACGATCCCAAGGTGCACCGCAAGCTGATGCCGGGAAATCCGCAGGCGCGCGGCGTGTTCGAGGCGGTGGAGCAGGCGCGCGTCGAAGCGATCGGCTCGCGCCGGATGGCGGGCGTGGCGAAAAACCTGACCGCAATGCTCGACGATCACTTTCATCGCGGCAAATATGACGAGATCACAGACCGCGCCGATGCGCCGCTGTCGGATGCGCTGGCGATGCTGGTGCGCGAACGGCTGACGGGACTGGCGCCGCCAGCGGCTGCCAGGAAGATGGTCGACCTCTGGCGGCCGGTGCTGGAAGACAAGATCGGCGCCCGGCTCGACAAGCTCAGCCGCGTCACCGAGGACCAGGTGAAGTTCGGCGATCTCGTGCACGACCTCTTGTCGGCGCTCGATCTCGGCGACGACCGCGATGCCGACGCCGATGATGACGAGAACGACGACGAGAATCAGGACGGCGAGAGCGACCAGTCCGGCGCCGAGGGCTCGCCCGATAGCGACTCCGCGCAGGAAATGAGCGCCGACCAGGCGCAGGCTTCCACCGACGAAATGTCTGAGAGTGCGATGGAGAGCGCGCAGGCCTCCACGTCGGACACCTTCGACGACGGCGAGCTCGGCGACGACGAGACGCCGGGCGAGGCGACGCGGCCGAATACCCGCGGCGCCAACGAGCCGCGCGGGCCGGAATATCACGCGTTCGCGCCGAAATTCGACGAGGTGATCGCGGCCGAAGATCTATGCGACCATGACGAGCTGGAACGCCTGCGCTCCTATCTCGACAAGCAGCTCGCGCATCTGCAGGGTATCGTCGCGCGGCTCGCCAACCGGCTGCAACGCCGCCTGATGGCGCAGCAGAACCGCGCCTGGGAGTTCGACCTCGAGGAAGGCATTCTCGATCCCGCACGTCTCTCGCGCGTGGTCACCGATCCCTATCATCCGCTGTCCTTCATGCACGAGAAGGAAGCGACCTTCCGCGATACCGTGGTGACGCTGCTGCTCGACAATTCCGGTTCGATGCGCGGCCGCCCGATCACGGTGGCGGCGACCTGTGCCGATATTCTTGCGCGCACGCTGGAGCGTTGCGGCGTCAAGGTCGAAATTCTGGGCTTCACCACCCGCGCCTGGAAAGGCGGGCAGTCGCGCGAGGCGTGGCTTGCCGCCGGCAAGCCGGCCAATCCCGGCCGGCTCAACGATCTCCGCCACATCATCTACAAATCCGCCGATGCGCCGTGGCGGCGCTCGCGCAAGAATTTGGGCTTGATGATGCGCGAGGGTCTCTTGAAGGAAAACATCGACGGCGAGGCGCTGGACTGGGCGCACAAGCGGCTGCTCGGCCGGGCCGAGCAGCGCAAGATCCTGATGATGATTTCGGACGGCGCGCCGGTCGACGATTCCACGCTGTCGGTCAATCCCGGCAATTACCTCGAGCGGCATCTGCGCCACATCATCGAGGAGATCGAGACCCGTTCGCCGGTCGAACTGATCGCGATCGGCATCGGTCACGACGTCACGCGGTACTACCGCCGTGCGGTCACCATCGTCGATGCCGAGGAACTCGGCGGCGCCATCACCGAAAAACTCGCCGAATTGTTCAGCGAGACCCAAGGCGCCGCGCCCACCTCGGGCCACCACCGGCCGCGCCGCCTGCACTCGTGA
- a CDS encoding citrate synthase/methylcitrate synthase, with the protein MNMQLSKTPIGLDGIPAAETVLSHVDGERGELIIAGERVGDLARKTGFEGVTARLWSGGTGQPVGEAAVRAALGAGRERAFARLPDLLGITRGLSIVDGFRAAIAGLRAEAGLAHEATIVGAFPVIAGALVQRAKGNDPVAPDPTASHAADTLSMMLGRKPNAREAAALDAYLVTVCDHGMNASTFTTRVVASTQADLFAAVTAGYCALTGPLHGGAPEPVLEMLDAIGSTERIKPWVDSALARGERLMGFGHRVYRVRDPRADVLKEAIERLAGDGTDLPFAGEVEAYIRSALRKKNPDRPLDTNVEFFTAILLDALKIPRQAFTPIFAVARAAGWTAHAREQQRGGRLIRPSSAYIGPMPG; encoded by the coding sequence ATGAACATGCAGCTTTCGAAGACCCCGATCGGCCTGGACGGGATTCCCGCCGCCGAAACCGTGCTCAGCCATGTCGATGGCGAGCGCGGCGAACTGATCATCGCCGGCGAGCGGGTCGGCGACCTCGCCCGCAAGACCGGTTTTGAGGGCGTAACCGCCCGGCTCTGGAGCGGCGGAACCGGCCAGCCGGTCGGCGAAGCCGCGGTGCGGGCCGCCCTCGGCGCGGGCCGCGAACGCGCCTTCGCCCGGTTGCCGGACCTGCTCGGCATCACGCGCGGCCTATCTATTGTCGACGGCTTCCGGGCGGCAATCGCAGGGCTGCGCGCGGAAGCGGGCCTTGCGCACGAGGCCACGATCGTCGGCGCATTTCCGGTCATTGCCGGCGCCCTGGTCCAGCGCGCGAAGGGCAACGACCCCGTCGCACCCGATCCGACGGCGAGCCATGCCGCCGACACGCTGTCGATGATGCTCGGCCGCAAACCCAACGCGCGCGAGGCGGCGGCGCTGGACGCGTATCTCGTCACGGTGTGCGACCACGGCATGAATGCGTCGACCTTCACAACGCGGGTGGTGGCCTCGACGCAGGCGGATTTGTTCGCGGCCGTCACTGCCGGCTACTGCGCGCTGACCGGGCCGCTGCATGGCGGCGCGCCGGAACCGGTGCTGGAAATGCTGGATGCGATCGGCTCGACCGAGCGCATCAAGCCGTGGGTCGACAGTGCGCTCGCCCGCGGCGAGCGGCTGATGGGATTCGGCCACCGCGTCTATCGCGTCCGCGATCCCCGCGCCGACGTGCTGAAGGAGGCGATTGAGCGACTCGCCGGTGACGGCACCGACCTGCCGTTCGCAGGCGAGGTCGAGGCCTATATCCGCAGCGCGTTGCGGAAAAAGAATCCGGACCGCCCACTCGACACCAATGTGGAGTTCTTCACCGCCATCCTGCTCGACGCGCTGAAAATCCCGCGGCAGGCATTTACGCCGATCTTCGCGGTAGCCCGCGCCGCCGGCTGGACCGCGCATGCCCGCGAGCAGCAGCGCGGCGGCCGGCTGATCCGGCCGAGCTCGGCGTATATCGGGCCGATGCCGGGGTGA
- a CDS encoding DnaJ domain-containing protein has product MPIDSSKFFDSIRIKPNKLSAKQQAQAREEAAMCEWAGCQNKGPHRAPKGRENSREYWHFCLNHVREYNQSYNFFQGMNADAVARYQKDALTGHRPTWKMGANTAGKKGKQAAEDLEGAADPFSMFSELNGRGRWRPGPGAQAKAETRKVMNAERKALQVMGLTAEATLEDVKAKYKALVKQHHPDANGGDRSTEDRLIEIIKAYNYLKTVVRGA; this is encoded by the coding sequence ATGCCAATTGATTCATCCAAGTTCTTCGATTCCATTCGCATCAAGCCCAACAAGCTGAGCGCGAAGCAGCAGGCGCAGGCGCGCGAGGAAGCCGCCATGTGCGAATGGGCGGGCTGCCAGAACAAGGGCCCGCACCGTGCGCCCAAGGGCCGGGAGAATTCCCGGGAGTATTGGCATTTCTGTCTTAATCACGTTCGCGAATACAACCAGTCCTACAATTTCTTCCAGGGCATGAATGCCGATGCCGTCGCGCGCTACCAGAAGGATGCGCTGACCGGCCATCGCCCGACCTGGAAGATGGGCGCCAACACCGCCGGCAAGAAGGGCAAGCAGGCCGCCGAGGATCTCGAAGGCGCCGCCGATCCGTTCAGCATGTTCTCCGAACTCAACGGCCGCGGCCGCTGGCGGCCCGGCCCGGGCGCGCAAGCCAAGGCCGAAACGCGCAAGGTGATGAATGCCGAGCGCAAGGCGCTGCAGGTGATGGGGCTCACCGCAGAAGCCACCCTGGAGGACGTCAAGGCGAAGTACAAGGCGCTGGTCAAGCAGCATCACCCCGACGCAAATGGCGGCGACCGCTCCACCGAGGACCGCCTGATCGAGATCATCAAGGCGTATAATTATCTCAAGACCGTGGTTCGCGGCGCGTAG